GCGGCGGTACCCGGAACCCCGTCGATCGCGGTCGTCCCCGAATAGGTGACCGCGCCCGCCGGCGTCGGAACGTGGGCGGTCGCGCGGCCTCCGGTGTTGGTCATCCGGATCGGCACCGCGGTCTCGCCGTCGGCGGCGGCGACCAGACCGCGTTCGATCGCGAACGGGCCGACACCGGCCAGCAGGTTCCCGCAGTTCTGCCGGTCGGACACCACGGCCTGGTCCACGCTCACCTGGAGGAAGAGGTAGTCCACCCCGGCGCCGTTGCGGCTGACCACGGCAACCTTGCTGGTCAGCGGATGGCCACCGCCGACACCGTCGATCTGGCGCGGGTCCGGCGAACCCATGATCCGCAGCAGCAGATCGTCGCGTTCGCCGGGATCCCGCGGAAGGTCGTCGGCCAGGAAGTAGGCCCCCTTCGACGTTCCGCCGCGCATCAGCATGCAGCGGACTGCGTGCGCGGTCATGCGACCGACGTGGGTTGCTGGGCGTGCACTTCGCGCATCGCCGCCACGACGCTGGTGAGATGCACGGTCATCGCGTTCTCGGCCGCGGCCGGGTCCCGGCGCGCGATCGCCTCGATGATGGCCAGATGCTCCCCCAGCGACACGCTGGGCCTGCCCGGTTTCATCGCGAGCGCGAACTGCTGGCGCACACTCTGCGCGCGCAGATTCTCGATCAGCGAGAGCGCGGTGCGCTGCCCGCTGATCTGGTGGATGCGTGCGTGCAGTTCGCGGTTCTTCGCCGAGTAGCCGCCGAGGTCGCCACCGGCCACCGCCTTCTCCATCGCCGCTCCGATCGCTTCGAGTTCGGCTATCTCGTCGTCGGTGACCACCGCCGCCGCCTTACCGGCGCAGAGGCTTTCGAGCGCACGGCGCACCTCGGCGATCTCGATCGCCTCGTCGAACGAGATGACGCGCACCCGCGCGCCGCGATTCTGTTCGCGCTCGACGAGCCCCTGCACCGCCAACTCGCCGAGCGCGCTGCGCACCGCGGCCCGCGACGCGCCGAACTGTTCGGCGAGGTCGGACTCGACCAGCCGTTGGTTGGGCACGAGCTCCCCTCGCAGGATCAGCGTGCGTATTTCTTCTGCGACACCCATGTCAGCCGGTGTAACCGAAGATCTGTCGCCAGGTGGCGGCGTCGGGTTCGAGGTTCTTCAGCGACTCGTCGATCGTGGCGCGATGCAGGAATCCGGCATCGGCTGCGGGCAGTTCGATCTCGCCGATCGTCGGGCTAGGCATGTCCTTGTGCACGGGGTAGTCGCCGATCGAGGCGGCCAGCTTCTGCCCGGAGGCCGACAGCAGCCAGTTGACGAATACCGTTGCGGCGTTCGGATGCTCAGTACTGGCGGCCTGGGCCAGATAGAACGGATAGGCCGCGGCGCCTTCCTCGGGGGTCGCGATGGTGATCGGCGCGCCCTCCAACGTCGACGCGTACGCGGTGGCGATCGGGACCGGACCCGCCGCGATCTCCCCGCGGGCCAGCGAATCGGTCAGTGCGGCAGAGGAATCGAAGATGCGCGGATGGTTGGCTGCATAACCCTTGAGATAGTCCGCACCCAGCTTGTCGAACTGGAAACGGGTCAGTGCGGTCGTCGACCCGCCTGCGCCGACCTGAACGATGCCGAGCTTGCCGTTCCACTTGGGGTCCAACAGGTCCGACCAGTTCTTCGGGGCGTCCTGCTCGGACACCACCTGGTTGTTGTAACCGAAGCTGTAGACCCGGTCGTAACTGTTGAAGTACAGCCCGTCGTCATAGGTGGCGGCCGGGTCGAGAGCATCGGCGATGCTCTGGCTGATCTGCGTCGGCTGGAATGCCCCGGAATCGGCGATCGACACGATGAGGTCCTCACCCGAGATCCGGATGACGTCGGCGCCGAGCTTGCCCGCGGCCTGCTCGCTGAGGATCCGCTCACTGAGCCGGTTCGGCGCGAGCCGGACGATTTCGACGTCGATACCGGTCGCCTCGGTGAACGCGTCGGCGGCCTGTTTCTCCGATTGCTCACTGCCACCGGTGTAGAAGACCAGGCTGCCCTCCTCCTGCGCCTTCTGGTACACGTCGGCGGTGGCGATGACCTCGCCGTCGATCACCAGATCGCCGTTCTCGTTGGTCTCCGCCGAGCCGCTGCCGCCGCCGCTCGAGCAACCCGCCAGGACGAGCCCGACGGCCGCGATCGCGGCGACCGAAAGGCGCCTCACCTTGCTGCGCATGGTCTTTCTCCTTCGTGTACGTGGTTTCAGTGGGCTTGTTTGGTGTCGGCGCCGAACCGCCGCGCCAGATAGGCGAGCGCGAAGATGACGACGCAGTACACCAGGCTCGTGGCGGCGCTGCGCTGCATGACGCCGTTCTCGAAGTCGTCGAAGATGACGATCGACAGCAGCCGGGTGTCGGTGGTGAACAGGAACAGCGGCACCGTCAGCTCGCGCATCGAAAGCATCAGCAGCAGTAGGAATGTCGAGGTGAGCGGAACGCGCAACAGCGGTGCCGTCACCCGCCACACCGCACGCGGCCGGTTCGCGCCGTGCATGACGGCGCTGTCCTCGAGATCCCGGTGGATCTGCAGGATCGACGATGACGCGCCCTGGTAGCCCTGCGGCATCTGCGCGGCCACGAACGCGATCACCATCACCAGCAACGTGCCGTACACGGGCACCGGCAGCATGAGCCACGTCCACAGCAGGCCGAGACCCAGCACGATCGCGGGCACTGCCAACGGCAGCATGCTGAGGTAGCCGAGGCCTTCCCGGCCGGGCAATGTCGTCCGGTTCACCACGTAGGACACGATGAACGCCAGCACGGTCCCGACGACGGCCGCGGCGACCGCGACGACCACCGAGTTGCCGGTCGCCTTGATCACGACATCGCTCGTGATCGCCTCGGTGATGGCGTCCAGACCCATGCGCCCGTTGGTGAACGCACCGACAATGCTGTTCACATAGGGCGATTCGTGCAGGGCCACGAACGCGAGCGCGAGCAGCGGCAGCACCGTGGAGAGCGTGAAGTAGCCGATCCCGATCACCAGCGCCGGTGTCCGGAATCTGCCGAGGCCGAATTTGCCCAGCTTCATGCCCTTGCCCGCGACCGTGGTGAAGGAGCGCCTGGCGACCACCCGCCGCTGCAGGGCGGTCACCGCGAGCACGATGACGACTAGCGTGATCGCCACTGCCGCAGCCTCATTGCCCCGCGCGGGCGCGGAGTTCATCAGACGGAAGATGTAGGTGGGCAGGGTGTCGAGCCGCCCGCCGCTGGTGATCTGGGCGACCGGGAAGTTCTCGACCGTGAGGACGAAGATGAGGATCGCCGAACCGAGCAGTGCCGGCGTCGCCAGCGGGACCGTCACCGTGCGCAACACCGTGAGGGGTTTGGCGCCGTGGGTGCGTGCGGCCTCCTCCAGGTCGGGGTTCATCAGACTGAACGCCGAGTGGGTGAGCAGGAATGCGTAGGGGGCGTAGTACAGCGCGAGCACGAAGATGAGCCCGCCGATGTTGTAGATGTTGACCACGCCTGGCAGGTTCAGATCGCGGGCGAAGACGTTGAGCAGGCCCGCATTCGGGCCGCCGAGCAGCGACCAGGCCAGCGCCCCGACGTACGACGGCAGAAACATCGGCACCAGACCGACGAAGTACAGGAAACGGGCGCCCCGCACATCCGTGCGCGCGGAGACGAACGCGAGGAAGCCGCCGATCGCGAGCGCCAGCACCGACGCCCCGATTCCGACCAACAGCGAGTTCAGCGCCGCCTGGCGCGCTCCCGGGCCGAACACGGCCGCGAAGTTGTCGAACGTCAGCGACGACAGGTCGATGTTGCCGGGCCTCGGGGTGGTTGTGGTGAAGGCCGACAACACAACCAGGGCAATCGGCAGCACGATGAGCACCGCCAGGATCGCGTACAGCGCGATCGGCAGCAGCGACCGCCGCAATCTCGGGCCGCCGCGGGCCACACCCGGGTCCGGTGGCGTGGCCGCCGGCGCCTGCATCGTCACCGTCATGACGCGGCCTGCACCGGCGTCGCGGCCTGTGGCTGCCCCGCGGATTGCCCCACTTCCTGTGGCAGCACCTGCACGGCATCGGCGGGTATGCCGATGCGCACGGTGTCACCCGGCGCCGCGGTGAGTTGCCGGTGCTTGCCGCCGATGATCTCCAGCTCGGCATTGTCGGCGATTTCAACGCGGTAGGTTGCGCTGGCACCGAGGAATTCCTTGGTGAGCAGCCGGCCTTCCAGCACGTTCATGCCCGGTTCCACGTCGTCGCCGACGGCGATGTCCTCACCGCGGACGCAGGCTTTGAGGTCGCCGGTACCGTCATAGGGCGCCACGCTGAGCGTGACCGCGCTGTCGGCGATGCGCACCCCCGTCGGATCGAGCGCCTGCACGGGCAGGATGTTGCCCACCCCGAGGAAATCGGCGATCGAGGCGCTCAGGGGTTTGGCGTAGATCTCGTTGGGCCTGCCGATCTGCACGATGCGCCCGTGTTGCATCATCGCGATCCGGTCCGCCAGGGCCAACGCCTCCTCCTGGTCGTGGGTGACGTACACCGAGGTGAGGCCCAGCCGCGTCTGCAGTTCGCGAAGGTCACCGCGCAGCCGATGCCGAAGCCGGGCGTCCAGGTTCGACAGCGGCTCGTCGAGCAGCATCACCGATGGCTGCATGACCACGCTGCGGGCCAACGCCACCCGTTGCATCTGCCCGCCCGAGAGCATGCTCGCGCCGCGGTCGCCGAACTCCTCCAGGCCGACCAGTTCGAGCGTCTCGCGGACCCGCCGGGCGATGTCGGCCTTGCCGACGCGCTGCATGGTGAGCGGAAAGGCCACGTTCTCGAACACCGTCATGTGCGGCCAGATCGCATACGACTGGAACACCATGCCGATGTTGCGCTTGTGCGGCGGGCGGTCGATGTTGCGTTCCCCGTCGAAGAGCACATCGCCGCCGATCGTGATGCGGCCCGCGCTGGGCCGTTCCAGACCGGCGATGCAGCGCATGGTGCTGGTCTTCCCGCAGCCGGATTCGCCCAGCAGCACCAGTGATTCGCCGTCGCCGACGGTGAGATCGAGGTTGCGTACAGCGACTGCGTCCCCGTAGCGCAGGGTCAGGCCTTCGACACGGATGTCCATCTCAGGTGTTCCCTTCGTCCTCGGCGCGGTAGCCGTACAGGTCGTAGGAGATGTGCCCCTCAAGGTATTTGGCACGCGATGCGGCCTCCTTGTCCTCGCGGGCACGTGCCAGTTCGACGGTGCGGGCGGCCTCGGCGGCCGGTACGACGGCGGCGCCGTCGGAGTCGAGGATCACGATGTCGCCCGTGCGGATCGTGGCGCCGCCGATCTCGACGCTCGCGTCGACCTCACCGCGGGTGTCTTTGGTCGCACCGCGCACCCGGATCCACCGGGTCCAGATGGGCAGACCCATCTTTCGCAGTTCTTCGGCGTCGCGCACCGACGCGTCGACGAGGATCCCCGCCGCACCCCGCTGTCGGATCTGGGTGACGAGCAGATCCCCGATGAGGGCGACCGGCGCGGGTTCGGGCATGGTGAGCACCGCGATCTCACCGGGTTGCAGGTGCGCGACGAGTTCGTGCACGCCGCGGTTGTCGTTCTGAGCACACCGGACGGTGCGGGCAGGCCCGGCGGCGCGGCTGCCCGGGATGAGCTGGATGAAGTCGGCGTCGATGAGGCCCTGCCTTCCGCGGGCCTCATACACCGTCGCCACTCCGGCCCGGCGCAGTTCTGCGATGGTGTCGGCGTCGATCGCGAGGTCTGTCACAGCGCTGCCACCACATTCGGAACCAGCCGCTGGAACGCCTCGGCTTGCCGGATCTGCTTGCGTCCGGTCACCTTTCGTGCGTGGTTACCGCGGTGATCGGCGCGTTCGGCGTAGTACTGCTGCAGGTAGGACTGCGCCCGCATCGCGGCCATCGCCTTGCGCTTGAGCTCGAACACATCGGTGATGTCGACGAAGACGCTCGGCGTGAAGCCGCACAGCTCGGGCTGATGGGGTTCGAACACCAGGAACTCACTCGGCGGCGCGGTGCGGAAACCGGCCTCGACGACCGCGCCCGCGGTGAGCAGACGAGCCTTGGAGACAGCCACATTCGCCACGGGATGGTCCGGGTTGAACGGGTCCTTGTCCGGGTGGGTGAGCACGACATGCGGTGCGAAATCGCGCATGAGTTCGGCGAGCCGCTCGATCGCGTCCGGACCCACTTCCAACGGGTAGTCGCCGAGGTCGAAGCACTCGAAGGTGGCGCCGACGGTCTCGGCGGCCTCGGTCGCCTCGGCGTGCCGGTGACGCTTGACGTTGTCGACGGTCTGGCCGGGCTCCTTCCACAGCTCACCCGATTCACCGCGTTCGCCATAGGACAGCGCAACCACCCTGGCCTCGCCGCCTGCGGCCGTGTGCTTGGCGATCGCACCGGCGGCGCGCCAGACGAAATCGGCGCTGTGCGCTCCGACGACCAAGAGCCGCTTGGGTTCTACTTCACTCACGGGTGGGTTCTCTCCTTGTTGTCAAACGTTCGCGCGGTCCAGGCTGGAGAGCCAGGAGCGCGCGGCCTGCATGGTCCAGGACGGTTGGTCGATGCTTTCCAGGTAGTCACGGGCGTCGGTCACCTCGTGCACCCGCCGGGCGGCATGAGCGCGCGAACCGTCGATGAGCCGGTCGATCAGAGCGTGTGGGTCACCGGCGAGTTCCGCGGCGATCTGTTCGCGCAGCCATAAGGCGCATCCCGCCACCTCCGCCGCCCCGAAGCTCTCCAGCACCGCGGCGGCCAACCCCTTCATGAACACGCTGCGAATCAGCTTGCGAGCGGCCGCATCTCCCGGCTCTCCGCCGATCGATTCCACCGCAGCCCCGGTGGCGGCGAAGAGCTCGGCGAACGCGTCCGCGCCCGCCCCGCTGGCCATGAGTGGGGTGCGCACCCCGGCCCGCGGCACCGGGGCGAGCACCGCGACGTCGACGAAGCGCACGCCCCGCTCGGCCGCGGCGGCACCGAGCCGCCGCTTGAGGTCGGGCCCTCCGGTGTTGAGGTCGGCGATCATCGCGCCGGGCTTCAGATGTTCGAGCACCGCCTCGGTGACGCCTTGTGCCGCAGTGGCTCCCACGAGTGTGATGACGAGTTCGACGTCAGCGAGCGCACTTTCGAGCCGGTCATGCTGGACGATGCCGACGTCGTCGAGGCGGGTGTACGGGTCGTAGCCGCTGACCTCGAATCCGGAATCACGCAGTCCGCGCGCATAGAGCGCACCGGCTTCCCCGAGTCCGACGACGGCGACTTTCGGCATGTGACCTCGCTTCGAGTGAGCTCTCAGTGTGATGGGAGCCACCGTACAAGATTGTCGCCAATTTAGTCAACGATTTTGCCGACGATATTGTGCAGCACGCGGGCACGCCGCTGTACGGGCCCAGAGCGGCCCGGATGAAAATCGTGAGGTTTGCCGCAAGCCCGACGGCCGTCGGCGTCTAGCGCGCGGTTTCCGATACGGGACCCGCCGAGTGATGCGACGGATTTCGGGATGCCAGGACGACCGGGAACAGTCGCAGGCGCGGCGAACCGGCCGGTCGAAGCCGGCACGGTGAAGCGAAAATGTCTGTCGGTCAGGAGAATTCGGGGCGTTCCAAGCGTGCCGTCAATCAGCACGCGGCGCCCGGAGCGCGTGGGCGGTCCGGCGCGGCGGCACGTAACGCACCGCCGGGCCGGACCGCCGCACCGCAGGCTAGGCCAGCTTGCGCAACCGGGGTTCCAGATCGCGTTTGAACAGCTCAAGGAATCGCCGCTGGTCATGGCCGGGGGCGTGGAACACCAGGTGGTTCAGGCCCCATTTGACGTACTGGCCGACCTTCTCGACCGCCTCGTCCGGATCCGAGGCGACAATCCAGCGCTTGGCGACCTGCTCGATCGGCAGCGCATCGGCGGCCTTTTCCATCTCGATCGGATCATCGATCGAGTGCTTCTGCTCGGCGGTCAACGACAACGGCGCCCAGAACCTGGTGTTCTCCAACGCCGCCTCCGGATCGGTGTCATAGGAGATCTTGATCTCGATCATCCGGTCGATATCGTCGGCATGCCGGCCTGCGGCCTCGGCGCCCTCCTTGACCGCCGGGATCAGCTTCTCGGCGTACAGTTCCTCACCCTTGCCCGAGGTGCAGATGAACCCGTCCCCGGCGCGGCCGGCGTACTTGGCCACCACCGGCCCGCCGGCGGCGACGTACACCGGGATCCCGCCCTCCGGCACGTCATAGATCGACGCGCCCTTGGTGTGGTAGTACTCACCGTCGAAATCGACCCGGTCGCCGAGCCACAGCTCGCGCATCAGCTTCACCGATTCGCGTAGCCGCGCGAACCGCTCCTTGAACTCCGGCCACTCCCCGGCATAGCCGGTCGCGATCTCGTTGAGCGCCTCACCCGTGCCCACACCGAGGAAGATCCGGCCCGGGTACAGACACCCCATCGTCGCGAACGCCTGGGCGATCACCGCCGGGTTGTAGCGGAACGTCGGTGTCAGCACCGAGGTGCCCAACACCAACCGCTGCGTGCGCTCCCCGACCGCGGTCATCCACGCCAACGAAAACGGCGCATGCCCACCCTCATGCCGCCACGGCTGGAAGTGATCACTGACCGTCGCACTGTCCATCCCCGCCGACTCGGCCAGCACCGCCAACTCGACCAATTCCCGCGGAGCGAACTGCTCCGCTGACGCCTTATAACCTAGTTTCAACTCAGCCACGATTCGTTTCTACTCCAGTGCCTAGACTCGCGGCATGGCAGTGGCCCTGAACAAGATCACCGAGCGCGTTCATTTCGCCCGAACCGACCTCGTCAACTGGACGCTGGTGACCGGTGACGACGGCGTGCTGCTGATCGACGCCGGTTACCCGGGCCAACGCGACGATGTGCTCGGCTCGGTGCGGCAGCTGGGTTTCGGACCCGACGACATCAAGGCG
This region of Mycolicibacterium goodii genomic DNA includes:
- a CDS encoding GntR family transcriptional regulator, whose amino-acid sequence is MGVAEEIRTLILRGELVPNQRLVESDLAEQFGASRAAVRSALGELAVQGLVEREQNRGARVRVISFDEAIEIAEVRRALESLCAGKAAAVVTDDEIAELEAIGAAMEKAVAGGDLGGYSAKNRELHARIHQISGQRTALSLIENLRAQSVRQQFALAMKPGRPSVSLGEHLAIIEAIARRDPAAAENAMTVHLTSVVAAMREVHAQQPTSVA
- a CDS encoding ABC transporter permease is translated as MTVTMQAPAATPPDPGVARGGPRLRRSLLPIALYAILAVLIVLPIALVVLSAFTTTTPRPGNIDLSSLTFDNFAAVFGPGARQAALNSLLVGIGASVLALAIGGFLAFVSARTDVRGARFLYFVGLVPMFLPSYVGALAWSLLGGPNAGLLNVFARDLNLPGVVNIYNIGGLIFVLALYYAPYAFLLTHSAFSLMNPDLEEAARTHGAKPLTVLRTVTVPLATPALLGSAILIFVLTVENFPVAQITSGGRLDTLPTYIFRLMNSAPARGNEAAAVAITLVVIVLAVTALQRRVVARRSFTTVAGKGMKLGKFGLGRFRTPALVIGIGYFTLSTVLPLLALAFVALHESPYVNSIVGAFTNGRMGLDAITEAITSDVVIKATGNSVVVAVAAAVVGTVLAFIVSYVVNRTTLPGREGLGYLSMLPLAVPAIVLGLGLLWTWLMLPVPVYGTLLVMVIAFVAAQMPQGYQGASSSILQIHRDLEDSAVMHGANRPRAVWRVTAPLLRVPLTSTFLLLLMLSMRELTVPLFLFTTDTRLLSIVIFDDFENGVMQRSAATSLVYCVVIFALAYLARRFGADTKQAH
- a CDS encoding dimethylmenaquinone methyltransferase, coding for MTDLAIDADTIAELRRAGVATVYEARGRQGLIDADFIQLIPGSRAAGPARTVRCAQNDNRGVHELVAHLQPGEIAVLTMPEPAPVALIGDLLVTQIRQRGAAGILVDASVRDAEELRKMGLPIWTRWIRVRGATKDTRGEVDASVEIGGATIRTGDIVILDSDGAAVVPAAEAARTVELARAREDKEAASRAKYLEGHISYDLYGYRAEDEGNT
- a CDS encoding ABC transporter ATP-binding protein; translated protein: MDIRVEGLTLRYGDAVAVRNLDLTVGDGESLVLLGESGCGKTSTMRCIAGLERPSAGRITIGGDVLFDGERNIDRPPHKRNIGMVFQSYAIWPHMTVFENVAFPLTMQRVGKADIARRVRETLELVGLEEFGDRGASMLSGGQMQRVALARSVVMQPSVMLLDEPLSNLDARLRHRLRGDLRELQTRLGLTSVYVTHDQEEALALADRIAMMQHGRIVQIGRPNEIYAKPLSASIADFLGVGNILPVQALDPTGVRIADSAVTLSVAPYDGTGDLKACVRGEDIAVGDDVEPGMNVLEGRLLTKEFLGASATYRVEIADNAELEIIGGKHRQLTAAPGDTVRIGIPADAVQVLPQEVGQSAGQPQAATPVQAAS
- a CDS encoding PIG-L deacetylase family protein; its protein translation is MSEVEPKRLLVVGAHSADFVWRAAGAIAKHTAAGGEARVVALSYGERGESGELWKEPGQTVDNVKRHRHAEATEAAETVGATFECFDLGDYPLEVGPDAIERLAELMRDFAPHVVLTHPDKDPFNPDHPVANVAVSKARLLTAGAVVEAGFRTAPPSEFLVFEPHQPELCGFTPSVFVDITDVFELKRKAMAAMRAQSYLQQYYAERADHRGNHARKVTGRKQIRQAEAFQRLVPNVVAAL
- the fgd gene encoding glucose-6-phosphate dehydrogenase (coenzyme-F420), producing the protein MAELKLGYKASAEQFAPRELVELAVLAESAGMDSATVSDHFQPWRHEGGHAPFSLAWMTAVGERTQRLVLGTSVLTPTFRYNPAVIAQAFATMGCLYPGRIFLGVGTGEALNEIATGYAGEWPEFKERFARLRESVKLMRELWLGDRVDFDGEYYHTKGASIYDVPEGGIPVYVAAGGPVVAKYAGRAGDGFICTSGKGEELYAEKLIPAVKEGAEAAGRHADDIDRMIEIKISYDTDPEAALENTRFWAPLSLTAEQKHSIDDPIEMEKAADALPIEQVAKRWIVASDPDEAVEKVGQYVKWGLNHLVFHAPGHDQRRFLELFKRDLEPRLRKLA
- a CDS encoding ABC transporter substrate-binding protein codes for the protein MRSKVRRLSVAAIAAVGLVLAGCSSGGGSGSAETNENGDLVIDGEVIATADVYQKAQEEGSLVFYTGGSEQSEKQAADAFTEATGIDVEIVRLAPNRLSERILSEQAAGKLGADVIRISGEDLIVSIADSGAFQPTQISQSIADALDPAATYDDGLYFNSYDRVYSFGYNNQVVSEQDAPKNWSDLLDPKWNGKLGIVQVGAGGSTTALTRFQFDKLGADYLKGYAANHPRIFDSSAALTDSLARGEIAAGPVPIATAYASTLEGAPITIATPEEGAAAYPFYLAQAASTEHPNAATVFVNWLLSASGQKLAASIGDYPVHKDMPSPTIGEIELPAADAGFLHRATIDESLKNLEPDAATWRQIFGYTG
- a CDS encoding NAD(P)-binding domain-containing protein encodes the protein MPKVAVVGLGEAGALYARGLRDSGFEVSGYDPYTRLDDVGIVQHDRLESALADVELVITLVGATAAQGVTEAVLEHLKPGAMIADLNTGGPDLKRRLGAAAAERGVRFVDVAVLAPVPRAGVRTPLMASGAGADAFAELFAATGAAVESIGGEPGDAAARKLIRSVFMKGLAAAVLESFGAAEVAGCALWLREQIAAELAGDPHALIDRLIDGSRAHAARRVHEVTDARDYLESIDQPSWTMQAARSWLSSLDRANV